Proteins co-encoded in one Spirosoma endbachense genomic window:
- a CDS encoding MerR family transcriptional regulator yields the protein MSIYPVHKLAKLAGISVRTLHHYDRLGLLKPAVRTEARYRLYGDQELLRLQQILFYKELDFSLEEILQMVKDPNFDQLLALQNHRHALETRRNRLTMLLETIDKTMSKLKGENAMLTDEELYAGFPKDEAEAYRNEAVEKYGSQVVEESEVTLRHLGKTDFDQLKAEQEEIAQSLAAMVNLDPASVNVQEQVARHYANILAFWGKSVGGGNPLEAYKGLAQLYVDDPRFTSRNGQENPEFASFLSKAMTYFVNTRLNG from the coding sequence ATGAGCATTTATCCCGTTCACAAGCTGGCCAAACTGGCAGGTATCAGTGTGCGCACACTGCATCATTATGACCGATTGGGGCTATTGAAACCAGCAGTCCGTACTGAGGCCAGGTATAGACTGTATGGTGATCAGGAGTTGCTTCGATTACAGCAAATTCTGTTTTATAAAGAACTGGATTTCTCGCTGGAGGAAATTCTACAGATGGTGAAAGACCCCAATTTCGACCAGCTACTGGCGCTGCAAAATCACCGGCACGCCCTTGAAACACGACGGAATCGGCTTACTATGCTATTGGAAACCATTGACAAAACCATGTCTAAACTAAAAGGAGAAAATGCGATGCTGACAGACGAGGAATTGTATGCGGGTTTCCCAAAAGATGAAGCGGAGGCCTATCGAAACGAGGCTGTTGAAAAATATGGATCACAGGTCGTTGAGGAAAGTGAAGTGACGTTACGGCACCTGGGCAAGACCGATTTTGACCAGTTAAAAGCAGAACAGGAAGAAATCGCACAATCGTTAGCCGCGATGGTCAATCTGGACCCGGCGTCAGTTAACGTGCAGGAGCAGGTTGCCCGGCATTATGCAAACATTCTGGCTTTCTGGGGAAAGTCGGTAGGAGGGGGCAATCCACTTGAAGCCTATAAAGGTCTTGCTCAGTTGTATGTTGACGACCCACGTTTTACGAGCCGGAATGGCCAGGAAAATCCTGAATTTGCCTCGTTCCTCA